A portion of the Chloroflexia bacterium SDU3-3 genome contains these proteins:
- a CDS encoding GAF domain-containing sensor histidine kinase, with protein MAATDNSVQPQAAGSRKVVFGGEAFYLAVRWVVVLVLVLISGLITGDQLLSPAWMRQPVVLIIGFHALFSLLETLALFVKPLTSINRLAFYVDVIIITLLAYFGQSGGDLFYPLYFLPLVGAGMQMNARRSLLLGCLAAGGYVAAVLALRMQIELGPTSNLLAIVALAMRCTALIIVPWLTGGLADRSGQLNRHSVVQARQETQRATHEALAYREQTKALFEVAYTLSTTMNYQSVMDVMLLECRKLVPYTSALTLLSTGMPDELYVAASVGLSENDKQLRPITTDGPVGNTMRTGEPVIVGAPAQHPELQIFEALRTCRSACVVPMRAGLKSYGMFVIAASDDNAFDANQLSMVTALTNYAIIALHNAQLVHDLREERNKLISKEEDVRHQLARDLHDGPAQALAAITMNLEFIKRLLERDPSRVEPELDKLAALAKRTTHDVRTLLFELRPLVLEKQGLDNTLRQYVERFQGNATQVILEADKITADLDSKAESTLFNIVQESVNNALKHAKAKHIWVRLKQSNNRLEATVQDDGLGFELKKVLASYEQRGSFGLLNIEERAKLIGGAAELYSAPGEGTTVKIIVPLT; from the coding sequence TTGGCGGCTACTGATAACTCGGTCCAACCACAGGCGGCTGGGAGTCGAAAGGTGGTGTTCGGCGGCGAGGCGTTCTACCTGGCGGTCCGATGGGTGGTGGTGCTGGTGCTGGTGCTGATCAGCGGCCTAATCACCGGCGACCAGCTGCTCTCGCCTGCCTGGATGCGCCAGCCGGTGGTGCTGATCATCGGCTTCCACGCGCTGTTTAGCCTGCTCGAAACCCTGGCCCTGTTTGTCAAGCCGTTGACGTCAATCAATCGGCTAGCTTTTTATGTCGATGTGATCATCATCACGCTACTGGCCTACTTCGGCCAGAGCGGCGGCGATCTGTTCTACCCGCTGTACTTTCTGCCGCTGGTGGGCGCTGGCATGCAGATGAACGCGCGCCGCAGCCTGCTGCTGGGCTGCCTGGCGGCGGGCGGCTATGTGGCGGCGGTGCTGGCCCTGCGCATGCAGATCGAGCTTGGCCCCACATCCAACCTGCTGGCGATCGTGGCGCTGGCCATGCGCTGCACCGCGCTGATCATCGTGCCATGGCTCACCGGCGGCCTGGCCGACCGCAGCGGCCAGCTCAACCGCCACAGCGTGGTGCAGGCCCGCCAGGAGACCCAGCGCGCCACCCACGAGGCCCTGGCCTACCGCGAGCAGACCAAGGCGCTGTTCGAGGTGGCCTACACGCTCTCCACCACCATGAACTACCAGAGTGTGATGGACGTGATGCTGCTGGAGTGCCGCAAGCTGGTGCCCTACACCAGCGCGCTCACCCTGCTCTCCACCGGCATGCCAGATGAGCTCTACGTGGCCGCATCGGTGGGCCTGAGCGAGAACGATAAGCAGCTGCGCCCGATCACCACCGATGGCCCGGTGGGCAACACCATGCGCACCGGCGAGCCGGTGATCGTGGGCGCGCCCGCCCAGCACCCCGAGCTGCAGATCTTCGAGGCGCTGCGCACATGCCGCTCGGCGTGCGTGGTGCCCATGCGCGCCGGGCTGAAGAGCTACGGCATGTTCGTGATCGCCGCCAGCGATGACAACGCCTTCGACGCCAACCAGCTCTCCATGGTCACGGCGCTCACCAACTACGCGATTATCGCGCTGCACAACGCCCAGCTGGTGCACGACCTGCGCGAGGAGCGCAATAAGCTGATCTCGAAAGAGGAGGACGTGCGACACCAGCTGGCCCGCGACCTGCACGACGGCCCGGCCCAGGCTCTGGCGGCGATCACCATGAACCTTGAGTTCATCAAGCGCCTGCTGGAGCGCGACCCCTCGCGCGTGGAGCCGGAGCTGGACAAGCTGGCCGCGCTGGCCAAGCGCACCACCCACGATGTGCGCACCCTGCTGTTCGAGCTGCGCCCGCTGGTGCTGGAGAAACAGGGCCTAGACAACACGCTGCGCCAGTATGTCGAGCGCTTCCAGGGCAACGCCACCCAGGTCATCCTTGAGGCCGACAAAATCACCGCCGACCTGGACAGCAAGGCCGAGAGCACGCTGTTCAATATCGTGCAGGAGTCGGTGAATAACGCGCTGAAGCACGCCAAGGCCAAGCATATCTGGGTGCGCCTGAAGCAGAGCAACAACCGGCTGGAGGCCACTGTGCAGGATGATGGCCTGGGCTTCGAGCTGAAGAAGGTGCTGGCATCCTACGAGCAGCGCGGCTCGTTCGGCCTGCTGAACATCGAGGAGCGCGCCAAGCTGATCGGCGGCGCTGCCGAGCTGTACTCGGCCCCCGGCGAGGGCACCACTGTCAAGATTATTGTTCCGCTCACATAA
- the rsmA gene encoding 16S rRNA (adenine(1518)-N(6)/adenine(1519)-N(6))-dimethyltransferase RsmA has protein sequence MSLENPYIHPARIKAALRTLELTPTRGMGQNFLLDSYALETIVRAAELAPDDTVLEIGPGLGVLTWELLQRAARVVTVELDKRLAARLHTELGHDPKLSIVQSDILKIAPEAALAANGAPAELLGQPYKVVANLPYAITSAVLRHLLESAQRPTVLVVLVQWEVAKRITAKPGDLSVLAHSVQVYAEAEIIEKVPGSSFLPPPAVDSAIMRLRVRPQPLVPEAEIASHMRLIKAGFLQARKKLSNALPSGLASIGVQVSKEQMGEALAAAQINPDRRAETLTFAEWQALYQQLPALHPR, from the coding sequence ATGTCGCTAGAGAATCCCTACATCCACCCCGCCCGCATCAAGGCCGCGCTGCGCACGCTAGAGCTGACGCCCACGCGCGGCATGGGCCAGAACTTTCTGCTCGACTCCTACGCCCTTGAGACGATCGTGCGCGCGGCGGAGCTGGCCCCCGACGACACCGTGCTGGAGATCGGCCCCGGCCTGGGCGTGCTCACCTGGGAGCTGCTGCAGCGCGCCGCCCGCGTGGTGACGGTGGAGCTGGACAAGCGCCTGGCCGCCCGCCTGCACACCGAGCTGGGCCACGACCCCAAGCTCTCGATCGTCCAGTCCGACATCCTCAAGATCGCGCCCGAGGCCGCGCTGGCCGCCAACGGCGCGCCCGCCGAGCTGCTGGGCCAGCCCTACAAGGTGGTGGCCAACCTGCCCTACGCCATCACCAGTGCGGTGCTGCGGCACCTGCTGGAATCAGCCCAGCGCCCCACGGTGCTGGTGGTGCTGGTGCAGTGGGAGGTAGCCAAGCGCATCACCGCCAAGCCCGGCGACCTGAGCGTGCTGGCCCACTCGGTGCAGGTCTACGCCGAGGCCGAGATCATCGAGAAGGTGCCCGGCAGCAGCTTCCTGCCGCCGCCCGCCGTCGACTCGGCGATCATGCGGCTGCGGGTGCGGCCCCAACCGCTGGTGCCCGAGGCCGAGATCGCCAGCCACATGCGCCTGATCAAGGCGGGGTTCCTGCAGGCCCGCAAGAAGCTCTCGAACGCGCTGCCCAGCGGCCTGGCCTCGATCGGCGTACAGGTGAGCAAGGAGCAGATGGGCGAGGCCCTGGCCGCCGCCCAGATCAACCCCGACCGCCGCGCCGAGACGCTGACCTTCGCCGAGTGGCAGGCGCTCTACCAGCAGCTGCCCGCGCTGCACCCGCGCTAG
- a CDS encoding EamA family transporter → MQQATKSVPAARSFDFRVFSAYAAIYILWGSTFLAICYAVESIPPFMQSGVRALIAGGILMAWAWARGERRFRLADWRSAAVGGFFFFVVCHGLLSWGELRVPSGVASVVLALIPIWVVLLDWLRPGGVRPAGATLFGVGLGFVGLVMLVGPGAFAGVGGLDVVATIALALSALGWAVGTIYSRYRPLPYSAVATSALQMLAGGALLMLISAASGEWSALTPAILDTRAWLAVLYLAVVGSVITFSAYSWLIQASSPSRVSTYAYVNPVVAVFLGWLLAGEQLTLPTMAAAGVIVAAVVVIITSQGQAAKAR, encoded by the coding sequence ATGCAACAGGCGACGAAGAGCGTGCCAGCGGCGCGCTCGTTTGATTTCCGGGTCTTTTCGGCCTACGCGGCCATCTACATCCTCTGGGGGTCGACCTTCCTGGCCATCTGCTACGCGGTGGAGAGCATCCCGCCCTTCATGCAGAGCGGGGTGCGCGCGCTGATCGCGGGCGGCATCCTGATGGCGTGGGCCTGGGCGCGCGGCGAGCGCCGCTTCCGGCTGGCCGACTGGCGCAGCGCAGCGGTGGGCGGCTTCTTCTTCTTCGTGGTCTGCCACGGCCTGCTCAGCTGGGGCGAGCTGCGGGTGCCCTCGGGCGTGGCCTCGGTGGTGCTGGCGCTCATCCCGATCTGGGTGGTGCTGCTGGACTGGCTGCGCCCTGGCGGGGTGCGGCCTGCGGGGGCCACGCTGTTCGGCGTGGGGCTGGGCTTCGTGGGCCTGGTGATGCTGGTGGGGCCGGGGGCCTTCGCGGGCGTGGGCGGGCTGGATGTGGTGGCCACCATCGCGCTGGCGCTCTCGGCGCTGGGCTGGGCGGTGGGCACGATCTACAGCCGCTACCGCCCGCTGCCCTACTCGGCGGTGGCCACCTCGGCGCTGCAGATGCTGGCGGGCGGCGCGCTGCTGATGCTGATCAGCGCGGCCAGCGGTGAGTGGAGCGCGCTCACCCCCGCCATCCTGGACACGCGGGCCTGGCTGGCGGTGCTCTACCTGGCCGTGGTCGGCTCGGTGATCACGTTCAGCGCCTACAGCTGGCTCATCCAGGCCAGCTCGCCCTCGCGGGTCTCGACCTACGCCTATGTGAATCCGGTGGTGGCGGTGTTTCTGGGCTGGCTGCTGGCGGGCGAGCAACTGACGCTGCCCACCATGGCGGCGGCGGGGGTGATCGTCGCGGCGGTGGTGGTGATCATCACCAGCCAGGGCCAGGCTGCGAAAGCGCGCTAG
- a CDS encoding TetR family transcriptional regulator produces the protein MPKKSAEAHRKLQQAALELFRERGYEQTTAAEIAAQAGVTERTFFRHFADKRDILFDREVSVQAALAEAIASAPADLTPMQVLLLAFHGMEAIYEDNRSFSAPRQAIIAATPALRERELTKMAAMIAVLASALEQRGVDPKLSTLAAQVGTAAFTYALMEWLDDTSSGLGAHLDRAFNQLVLLSSGFREQWHETSG, from the coding sequence ATGCCTAAAAAGAGTGCCGAGGCGCACCGCAAGTTGCAGCAGGCGGCTTTAGAGCTGTTCCGCGAGCGCGGCTACGAGCAGACCACAGCAGCCGAGATCGCGGCGCAGGCTGGGGTGACGGAGCGAACCTTCTTCCGGCATTTTGCAGACAAGCGTGACATCCTGTTCGACCGCGAGGTGAGCGTGCAGGCCGCGCTCGCTGAGGCCATCGCCAGCGCGCCTGCTGATCTTACGCCGATGCAGGTTCTGCTGCTCGCCTTCCATGGGATGGAAGCGATCTACGAAGATAATCGTTCATTCTCGGCACCTCGGCAGGCAATCATCGCCGCGACACCGGCCTTACGGGAGCGGGAGCTAACCAAAATGGCGGCCATGATCGCGGTGCTGGCTTCGGCGCTGGAGCAACGAGGGGTCGACCCAAAGCTGTCGACCCTGGCTGCCCAAGTCGGCACGGCGGCGTTTACCTACGCGCTGATGGAGTGGCTTGACGATACCTCGTCTGGGTTGGGTGCTCATCTGGATCGCGCCTTCAATCAGCTCGTTCTGTTGTCCTCGGGGTTTCGGGAGCAATGGCATGAAACGTCCGGTTAG
- a CDS encoding NADP-dependent oxidoreductase: MKRIQYHRYGGPEVLRLEDFTPPDPGPGQIRVRVKAAAANPMDWKMFKGEMKLITGRTFPRGLGHDFAGVVEAVGPHVTRFNVGDEVYGAAGLKAAGAFAEALVTDDTMVFRKPQSLSFEKAAALPVVAGTAWTALIDKAQLQAGQRVFIAGCLGGVGRIAVQIAGMRGAEVTGSCGASRRDEALALGIKEAVDYRAFNANAYRGRFDVVFDTHGALSLRQCGTMLKRGGVALHIVPTASKMIWSMLSPRHQTVMGHATPQFVEAVEQGKLSPTIGRTVPLSEAISAIIELENTSSPAGKLVVIPMG; the protein is encoded by the coding sequence ATGAAGCGTATCCAATATCATCGTTACGGCGGACCGGAGGTACTACGCCTAGAGGATTTTACGCCCCCCGACCCCGGCCCCGGGCAAATCCGTGTTCGCGTCAAGGCGGCAGCCGCCAACCCGATGGACTGGAAGATGTTCAAAGGCGAGATGAAATTGATCACGGGCCGCACGTTTCCGCGCGGCCTCGGCCACGACTTCGCGGGCGTTGTGGAGGCCGTGGGCCCGCATGTGACCCGGTTCAACGTCGGTGATGAGGTGTACGGCGCAGCGGGGTTGAAGGCGGCGGGCGCATTCGCCGAGGCGCTGGTCACCGATGATACGATGGTCTTCCGCAAACCGCAGTCCCTTTCGTTCGAGAAGGCCGCCGCTTTGCCCGTGGTCGCCGGGACGGCCTGGACTGCGCTGATCGACAAGGCCCAGCTGCAAGCTGGCCAGCGGGTCTTCATCGCGGGCTGCCTTGGGGGGGTTGGGCGTATCGCAGTGCAAATCGCTGGGATGCGCGGCGCAGAGGTCACTGGCAGCTGTGGTGCATCCCGACGTGATGAGGCGCTGGCCCTGGGCATCAAGGAAGCCGTTGACTATCGCGCCTTCAATGCCAATGCCTATCGCGGTCGCTTCGATGTGGTGTTCGATACGCATGGCGCGCTGTCGCTGCGCCAGTGTGGCACGATGCTCAAACGCGGCGGTGTGGCGCTGCATATTGTTCCAACAGCTTCAAAGATGATCTGGAGCATGCTCTCGCCCCGCCATCAGACCGTTATGGGGCACGCGACGCCGCAATTTGTAGAAGCGGTAGAGCAAGGCAAGCTCTCGCCGACCATTGGCCGAACCGTGCCCTTGTCCGAGGCGATCTCGGCCATCATCGAGCTTGAGAACACCAGTTCACCCGCAGGAAAACTGGTCGTCATCCCCATGGGGTGA
- a CDS encoding antibiotic biosynthesis monooxygenase — MIVELADIRIHPGQNAAFEEAVQRGIDTVAVRAKGFQGCKVHHGIESPERYILQAFWDTLEDHTVAFRQGPLFSEWYAMIAPFAAAPAAVEHFEIKS, encoded by the coding sequence ATGATTGTTGAACTTGCCGACATCCGTATTCACCCCGGTCAGAACGCAGCCTTTGAAGAGGCCGTCCAGCGCGGCATCGACACAGTGGCGGTGCGCGCCAAGGGATTTCAGGGCTGCAAGGTGCACCATGGCATTGAATCCCCCGAGCGCTACATCCTGCAGGCCTTCTGGGACACGCTGGAAGACCACACCGTGGCTTTCCGGCAAGGGCCGCTGTTTTCCGAGTGGTATGCCATGATTGCGCCCTTCGCCGCCGCGCCAGCCGCTGTGGAGCACTTTGAGATAAAGTCTTGA